A stretch of Caenorhabditis elegans chromosome IV DNA encodes these proteins:
- the rga-5 gene encoding Rho-GAP domain-containing protein (Confirmed by transcript evidence) — MMEFLHDICDGQVQPITSNANSEIDSIENDRPSILSSSGIQLLAKPDSSNRSRRPKPVVNSNLRNRVTRTDPLIMSHFYSQPIEIQPAPLATPEAVDFSPAYSLVNDAVHTVIQVNGSTPLKSPPTFHSYESSTPDSRSTTSTVSGSSPAPRAVSADVTRRSRTSNVSLSTDSINRLHRTSNLFQLRPEAALTAEQKRKSLSIESLTKVPEKEKGNRFVRKVATSFRLRKSLLDTTCDGESDKKENKKKTSTTTSPEQISSFLEKMATRSLPQSPRTDRKAKLYSSLNSTTEKVSNVLSWLPSKTSKKLMKNKSATHDLSTSLINYPASTSTQGVIAANETLETLCSKSPSQIPIYLEKCIQFIEQNGGFEQEGLYRVPGNQTHLAEVEKRFLKYGEFDVSSFDTPVHVAATALKSFFSCLPESLIPTAYHLRWKQIMMVSDDIKKIDGIRDALAILPVSNQKVLQYLVTHLTKVSCSPKTVMNSNNLSKVWTPTLFRPVFASYEELSSGIIAFQLALEMLIFNSHSLFNQSF, encoded by the exons ATGATGGAATTTCTTCATGATATTTGTGATGGACAGGTTCAACCAATTACTTCCAATGCTAATTCAGAAAT AGACAGCATAGAAAATGATCGTCCATCAATTCTCTCATCGTCTGGAATTCAGTTGCTAGCAA aaccgGATAGTTCCAACAGAAGTAGACGGCCCAAGCCAGTTGTCAACTCAAATTTGAG aaatcgcgTAACACGAACGGATCCACTAATCATGTCACACTTCTATAGTCAACCGATTGAAATTCAACCGGCTCCACTTGCTACACCAGAAGCTGTCGATTTTTCACCAGCTTATTCGTTGGTTAAT GACGCAGTTCACACAGTAATCCAAGTGAATGGCTCAACTCCGTTAAAAAGTCCACCAACATTTCATAGCTATGAATCTTCGACGCCCGACTCACGGAGCACAACGTCTACGGTGTCGGGGTCAAGTCCAG ctccCCGAGCAGTATCTGCTGATGTGACAAGACGTTCCCGTACCTCAAATGTCTCACTTTCAACTGATTCCATAAATCGTCTACATCGAACGTCAAACCTTTTCCAACTTCGCCCCGAGGCTGCTCTTACTGCTgaacaaaaacgaaaatcaCTGTCAATTGAATCTCTGACAAAAGTtccggaaaaagaaaaaggaaatcgATTTGTACGGAAAGTTGCCACGTCATTCCGACTACGTAAAAGCTTACTGGATACGACTTGTGATGGAGAATCAGataaaaaagagaataaaaagaaaacatctACAACTACATCACCTGAACAAATTTCTTCGTTTCTTGAGAAAATGGCAACGAGATCACTTCCACAATCACCGAGAACCGATAGAAAAGCGAAACTTTATTCGTCGTTGA ATAGTACTACGGAAAAAGTGTCAAACGTGTTGTCGTGGCTTCCATCAAAGACATCGAAGAAGTTGATGAAGAACAAAAGTGCAACTCATGAT CTAAGCACATCCCTTATCAACTACCCTGCAAGTACGAGTACACAAGGAGTCATTGCTGCAAATGAAACATTGGAGACATTATGCTCAAAATCTCCTTCCCAAATACCAATTTATCTTGAGAAATGTATACAATTTATTGAACAG aatggaGGTTTTGAACAAGAGGGACTGTACCGAGTACCTGGAAATCAAACTCATTTGGCAGAAGTTGAGAAacggtttttgaaatat GGAGAATTCGATGTCTCCTCGTTTGACACGCCTGTCCACGTGGCAGCAACCGCCCTGAAGAGCTTTTTCTCGTGCCTACCGGAATCATTAATACCGACGGCTTACCATTTACGGTGGAAACAAATTATGATGGTTTCAGATGATATTAAG aaaatcgacgGAATCCGTGATGCGTTGGCAATTCTTCcggtttcaaatcaaaaagtcCTTCAATATCTAGTCACTCACCTCACAAAAGTGTCATGTTCTCCAAAAACCGTAatgaattcaaataatttgtcAAAAGTGTGGACGCCCACACTGTTTAG accggTGTTCGCTTCGTATGAAGAGCTATCTTCTGGTATAATTGCATTTCAATTGGCCTTGgaaatgctcattttcaattcccattcacttttcaatcaaagtttttaa
- the rga-5 gene encoding Rho-GAP domain-containing protein (Confirmed by transcript evidence): MKNKSATHDLSTSLINYPASTSTQGVIAANETLETLCSKSPSQIPIYLEKCIQFIEQNGGFEQEGLYRVPGNQTHLAEVEKRFLKYGEFDVSSFDTPVHVAATALKSFFSCLPESLIPTAYHLRWKQIMMVSDDIKKIDGIRDALAILPVSNQKVLQYLVTHLTKVSCSPKTVMNSNNLSKVWTPTLFRPVFASYEELSSGIIAFQLALEMLIFNSHSLFNQSF, translated from the exons ATGAAGAACAAAAGTGCAACTCATGAT CTAAGCACATCCCTTATCAACTACCCTGCAAGTACGAGTACACAAGGAGTCATTGCTGCAAATGAAACATTGGAGACATTATGCTCAAAATCTCCTTCCCAAATACCAATTTATCTTGAGAAATGTATACAATTTATTGAACAG aatggaGGTTTTGAACAAGAGGGACTGTACCGAGTACCTGGAAATCAAACTCATTTGGCAGAAGTTGAGAAacggtttttgaaatat GGAGAATTCGATGTCTCCTCGTTTGACACGCCTGTCCACGTGGCAGCAACCGCCCTGAAGAGCTTTTTCTCGTGCCTACCGGAATCATTAATACCGACGGCTTACCATTTACGGTGGAAACAAATTATGATGGTTTCAGATGATATTAAG aaaatcgacgGAATCCGTGATGCGTTGGCAATTCTTCcggtttcaaatcaaaaagtcCTTCAATATCTAGTCACTCACCTCACAAAAGTGTCATGTTCTCCAAAAACCGTAatgaattcaaataatttgtcAAAAGTGTGGACGCCCACACTGTTTAG accggTGTTCGCTTCGTATGAAGAGCTATCTTCTGGTATAATTGCATTTCAATTGGCCTTGgaaatgctcattttcaattcccattcacttttcaatcaaagtttttaa
- the Y45F10D.15 gene encoding Serpentine Receptor, class Z (Partially confirmed by transcript evidence): MMIDICVPFEDWEYNAVGHHRCYFVVAESILMIYLTVLYFRMRKIKTPTEMYIRNLLIIAWPLIPIRLFKTGFTFFFPLEASQSYLLCIFLRIETTLQYFFNLAHLLLVTYFARQVSKHRSVSFEVTTRMRRTLVAFNLFSFIISTLLVNLQVSSGIVKVFSCIYAIPTVIFLPVYVVIHFVANIKGSLKCFRRKKEGDENDFSYFYFYALQFFTSWAHVYQFCVVQTFLIPAIFPAFAGDYLITFRYVSGVLAVRFMVSIIFAAGPMILLPPVRRQIFRPILKLKQDRVAAVSEPRSADQIQVTFVN, translated from the exons ATGATGATCGACATTTGTGTTCCGTTTGAGGATTGGGAGTACAATGCTGTGGGACACC ATAGATGTTATTTTGTGGTTGCAGAGAGTATTCTAATGATTTATCTCACAGTTTTGTACTTTCGAATGCGGAAAATCAAAACACCAACTGAGATGTATATAAGGAATTTGT TGATAATCGCGTGGCCTCTCATCCCAATTCGTCTCTTCAAAACCGGCTTCACCTTCTTTTTCCCACTTGAAGCATCTCAAAG ttaccTTCTCTGCATCTTTTTGCGGATTGAAACAACGcttcagtattttttcaatctgGCTCATCTCCTACTGGTAACCTATTTTGCCCGGCAAGTATCGAAACATAGAAGTGTCAGTTTCGAGGTGACGACAAGAATGAG aaGAACTTTGGTCGCATTCAACTTATTCTCCTTCATAATTTCAACTCTTTTGGTGAATCTACAAGTTTCCAGTGGAATTGTTAAGGTCTTCAGTTGTATTTATGCAATTCCAACTGTTATTTTCTTGCCCGTTTACGTCGTCATTCATTTTGTG gcaaatatCAAAGGTTCATTGAAATGTTtccgaagaaaaaaagaaggggATGAGAACgatttcagctatttttatttctatgcTCTTCAGTTTTTCACATCATGGGCACATGTCTATCAGTTTT GTGTGGTCCAAACCTTCCTCATTCCTGCAATCTTTCCTGCATTCGCTGGAGATTATCTAATCACCTTCCGTTATGTGTCAGGCGTGCTTGCTGTTCGATTCATGGTATCCATTATTTTCGCGGCGGGTCCAATGATTCTTCTTCCACCCGTTCGacgtcaaattttcagaccaattttgaaattgaaacaggATAGAGTGGCGGCAGTTTCGGAGCCAAGATCTGCAGATCAGATTCAAGTTACTTTTGTCAATTAG
- the Y45F10D.14 gene encoding uncharacterized protein (Confirmed by transcript evidence) gives MSVKLWIWWSIFGFWISSCTGFLWTLFGGNHCNCCRCPAAPRPPQYQQHFLTAPTLIPHYQSSYAISYSPPSPPSYPISNQDSYVQPPGYTVPQLPTTPKYPGPPSAAPVHRDQLYTEERKYSTNQVAYHSESRRVTIDEYGGQALDQLEDELAAEKYKYNKQKIREKEEKERKEKQKQGRIRVFKIKPHKSPKVSNGMVEWQSSQVAKYTNEKAVQKFIEATSESNDLNENESLEEFIPIEIGNEPEFADEEPAGPPPNVRNRLSHDPVLVNNIKRRRFIY, from the exons ATGTCAGTGAAACTGTGGATTTGGTGgtcgatttttggattttggatcTCATCTTGTACCGGTTTTTTATGGACACTTTTTGGAG gAAATCACTGTAACTGCTGTCGTTGTCCCGCAGCTCCACGTCCTCCTCAATACCAACAACATTTCTTAACCGCGCCAACTCTAATTCCCCATTATCAAAGTTCATATGCAATTTCATATTCTCCACCGAGTCCTCCCAGTTATCCAATTTCAAATCAAGATTCATATGTTCAACCACCAGGATATACAGTACCCCAATTACCAACTACTCCAAAATATCCAGGACCCCCTTCAGCTGCTCCTGTACACAGAGATCAATTGTATACggaagaaagaaaatattcaacgAATCAAGTAGCTTATCATTCAG AGTCCCGACGAGTAACAATTGATGAATATGGAGGCCAGGCATTGGATCAATTGGAGGATGAACTGGCAGCTGAAAAGTACAAGTACAACAAGCagaaaattcgtgaaaaagaggaaaaagagagaaaagagaagCAGAAACAAGGGCGAATCCgcgttttcaaaataaaaccacACAAGTCACCGAAAGTCAGCAATGGAATGGTTGAATGGCAGTCTTCGCAGGTCGCTAAAT ACACAAACGAAAAAGCCGTGCAAAAGTTCATAGAAGCCACATCAGAATCAAatgatttgaatgaaaatgagaGTTTGGAGGAATTTATTccaattgaaattggaaatgagCCCGAGTTTGCAGATGAGGAACCGGCTGGGCCACCGCCAAATGTTAGAAATCgg CTTTCCCATGACCCAGTGCTTGTTAACAATATCAAACGAAGGAGATTCatttattga
- the H08M01.1 gene encoding RING-type domain-containing protein (Confirmed by transcript evidence), translating into MIVNEINSSEEVLQIEQIDVEGQRAEYNRIQQERQDYQYAMRFAVHVDQVAVQALPIPAQSPEHLVAEHSNAQVPVDARPNPPTQSPAPRAAPDHGPVQAPRNLAQALNLPRRARGRPRRSDVRRTRDAQDSVATQQGPNAEQSGILVPPASRQQPEHSATSTISAPLSPASSTNMALQNAPSDHGDQLIRDSSEDRQNVPAPRRSARIASHTQYRTSPYVSARQGHRLAIARGRAAPGTLDPSASRQSIPSTSDAPVLVPHAPPAPPSPTLQDCVICMEEPVNPKVCPKCLKMIGCAKCFRWWTVFRCWWQSSLNPSCPLCRLKWDSAPKVIAAKKFYDGK; encoded by the exons ATGATTGTCAATGAAATCAATTCCAGCGAAGAAGTTCTACAAATAGAACAAATAGACGTTGAAGGTCAAAG AGCAGAGTATAACCGGATTCAACAGGAACGTCAAGATTATCAGTATGCCATGCGATTTGCTGTTCATGTAGACCAAGTTGCTGTTCAAGCTCTACCAATTCCAGCTCAGAGTCCAGAACATCTTGTTGCTGAGCATTCAAATGCGCAAGTTCCAGTTGATGCGCGACCAAATCCACCAACACAGAGTCCCGCTCCAAG agcTGCTCCTGATCATGGCCCAGTTCAAGCTCCACGAAATCTGGCTCAGGCTCTAAA CTTGCCCCGACGAGCTCGAGGTAGACCACGCCGATCAGATGTAAGGAGGACACG tGATGCCCAGGATTCAGTCGCTACACAGCAAGGACCAAATGCTGAACAATCCGGAATATTGGTCCCGCCAGCTTCCAGACAGCAACC GGAACACTCAGCTACATCCACAATTTCTGCTCCACTTTCTCCTGCTTCATCAACAAATATGGCCCTACAAAATGCTCCGAG CGACCATGGAGACCAACTCATAAGGGATTCTTCAGAAGATCGTCAAAACGTTCCTGCTCCAAGAAGAAGCGCGAGAATCGCGTCACATAC gCAATACCGAACGAGTCCATATGTGTCTGCACGTCAAGGCCACAGGCTGGCAATTGCTCGTGGCAGAGCAGCACCCGGAACCTTGGATCCATCAGCTTCCAGACA GTCGATCCCATCTACATCAGATGCACCTGTTTTAGTTCCGCATGCTCCTCCTGCTCCACCATCTCCAACTTTACAAGACTGTGTTATTTGCATGGAGGAGCCTGTGAATCCAAAAGTTTGCCCGAAATGCCTGAAGATGATTGGATGTGCTAA GTGTTTCAGGTGGTGGACTGTTTTCAGGTGTTGGTGGCAGTCTTCTTTAAATCCATCATGTCCCCTGTGTCGGCTCAAATGGGATTCTGCCCCAAAAGTCATTGCTGCGAAAAAGTTTTACGATGGCAAATAG
- the rga-5 gene encoding Rho-GAP domain-containing protein (Confirmed by transcript evidence) translates to MSSTSQTYSNSTKIKEINVIVVGVSGSEAVKGPSGVGKSLLCNRFVRPAADEFHREHSSVLSQIDFCGSPVINKDHWLYWGSRVLSNPESSASNILIRVAEQTEFLDDETFETIAGCSKSENYCQRCCQTSLQSRDKLMYIQKEQLGLESEFPQQLLPNGKFNVDGFILACDISKPTSAHLHSSHVLNIAKAISKTKKPVIIAFTKCDEASEECKKNYLNLFYSTKELKHIMSHVPPVETSSVKNVNVEYLFGTLANLCLKSQKIVKKPLAYHEASLFVEQRNLHVKCCFSTLLSQAVPLCTYPKKCLSWNQVLADIDRHPDLMNFVTVFGSRVAFEMYERYVSEAKELWAINRLRTLVPRLFEIFQVFLDVVDLAEMEWSQARDFMRCHPLFHVLFESNEYNLEMWSPPSSFNKDEKSRLPSEILLLPEAAKVFEQFRLSTLNLRLKHQLGQEFEYLLNEIPQILPGCSMETAFPLFQNFNVIKKLTPDIVTTVYDRFQKKLMENARKQLEECILEVSPGIQLQNLKIKSWKTPGLSHFDMSMDFNQKLETVKNFLEVDDRYEWMRIMAGERDQIIVNHLPFIFDVSPVNCPSTDMCIDLVGTSILNDFSEQNSTFCGSSGFSECFEATRKNSGKNMPRIQISAMCGDQLSIDSLAGALFHNTLIRPSNYNFSNDGATFIEVLDENTQIWNNIEINMCSYHSWFHKNDSNPSESIDLNDGYLFVYNSQRASSFNYARCAIEKLAETNSVNFDCILLLAVVKGGGSDSMKLNLENLTEGAELCKSIGARFSAIDFRKRKTKSNGINHQMMEFLHDICDGQVQPITSNANSEIDSIENDRPSILSSSGIQLLAKPDSSNRSRRPKPVVNSNLRNRVTRTDPLIMSHFYSQPIEIQPAPLATPEAVDFSPAYSLVNDAVHTVIQVNGSTPLKSPPTFHSYESSTPDSRSTTSTVSGSSPAPRAVSADVTRRSRTSNVSLSTDSINRLHRTSNLFQLRPEAALTAEQKRKSLSIESLTKVPEKEKGNRFVRKVATSFRLRKSLLDTTCDGESDKKENKKKTSTTTSPEQISSFLEKMATRSLPQSPRTDRKAKLYSSLNSTTEKVSNVLSWLPSKTSKKLMKNKSATHDLSTSLINYPASTSTQGVIAANETLETLCSKSPSQIPIYLEKCIQFIEQNGGFEQEGLYRVPGNQTHLAEVEKRFLKYGEFDVSSFDTPVHVAATALKSFFSCLPESLIPTAYHLRWKQIMMVSDDIKKIDGIRDALAILPVSNQKVLQYLVTHLTKVSCSPKTVMNSNNLSKVWTPTLFRPVFASYEELSSGIIAFQLALEMLIFNSHSLFNQSF, encoded by the exons ATGTCTTCGACTTCCCAAACATAttcaaattctacaaaaatcaaagaaatcaaTGTAATTGTTGTTGGTGTAAGTGGATCGGAAGCAGTTAAAGGACCTTCTGGAGTCGGTAAATCATTACTTTGTAATCGATTTGTTCGACCTGCCGCTGATGAATTTCATCGGGAACATTCGTCTGTGTTGTCACAG ATTGACTTTTGTGGAAGCCCTGTCATCAACAAAGATCACTGGTTGTACTGGGGAAGTCGGGTTCTGAGCAATCCAGAGAGCTCAGCTTCAAATATCTTGATCAGAGTTGCAGAGCAAACAG aatttttggaCGACGAAACATTTGAAACCATCGCCGGTTGttcgaaatctgaaaattattgtcaGAGATGCTGCCAAACAAGTTTACAAAGCAGAGATAAATTAATGTATATACAGAAA gaGCAACTAGGCCTGGAAAGTGAATTCCCTCAACAATTGCTCCCCAATGGGAAATTCAACGTCGATGGCTTCATTCTAGCTTGTGACATATCTAAACCAACTTCTGCTCACTTACACTCAAGCCATGTGCTGAATATTGCAAAAgctatttcaaaaaccaagaaaCCCGTGATAATAGCTTTTACAAAATGCGATGAAGCCAGTGAAGAAtgcaagaaaaattatttgaatttattttattcgaCGAAAGAATTGAAGCACATTATGAGTCATGTACCACCAGTGGAGACTTCTTCTGTCAAAAATGTGAACGTGGAATATTTATTTGGTACACTTGCGAATTTATGTTTGAAGTCCCAGAAAATAGTGAAGAAACCGTTGGCATATCACGAGGCTTCTCTTTTTGTGGAGCAGAGGAATTTACATGtcaa atgttGTTTCTCAACTCTTCTATCTCAAGCAGTTCCACTTTGCacatatccaaaaaaatgtttgagttGGAATCAAGTTCTGGCAGATATCGATCGACATCCGGATCTTATGAATTTTGTGACTGTTTTCGGAAGTCGTGTGGCATTTGAAATGTACGAAAGATATGTGTCAGAAGCGAAGGAGTTGTGGGCAATTAATAG actccgCACGCTGGTTCCCCGTCtatttgagattttccaaGTGTTTCTGGATGTGGTAGATCTTGCTGAGATGGAATGGTCACAGGCAAGAGATTTCATGCGATGTCATCCATTGTTCCATGTTTTATTCGAATCTAACG aataCAATCTAGAAATGTGGAGCCCGCCAAGTTCATTCAATAAAGACGAAAAGTCGAGACTTCCCTCTGAAATCCTTCTCCTACCTGAAGCTGCAAAAGTTTTCGAGCAATTTCGG ctatcAACCCTAAATCTTCGTCTAAAACACCAACTTGGCCAGGAATTCGAGTACCTTCTTAACGAAATCCCACAAATTCTACCGGGATGTTCTATGGAAACCGCGTTCCCtctgtttcaaaacttcaacGTAATCAAGAAACTAACACCGGATATAGTCACTACAGTATATGAcagatttcaaaagaaattaatggaaaatgcTAGGAAACAGTTGGAAGAGTGCATTCTAGAAGTCTCACCGGGaattcaacttcaaaatttaaaaataaaatcatggAAAACACCTGGATTATCGCATTTTGATATGAGCATGGATTTTAATCAAAAGcttgaaactgtgaaaaactttttggaagttgatGATAGATATGAATGGATGAGGATTATGGCGGGAGAACGAGATCAAATTATTGTCAATCATCTTCCGTTTATTTTCGATGTTTCCCCGGTTAACTGTCCGAGCACTGATATGTGCATTGATCTCGTTGGCACATcaattttaaacgatttctCGGAACAAAATAGCACATTTTGTGGATCTTCTGGTTTTTCAGAGTGCTTTGAAGCAACGAGGaagaattctggaaaaaatatgcCTAGGATTCAg atatctGCAATGTGTGGTGATCAACTTTCAATCGATTCTCTGGCTGGTGCACTCTTCCATAACACACTAATTCGGCCTTCCAACTACAATTTCTCCAATGATGGTGCAACATTCATAGAGGTTCTTGATGAGAATACCCAAATCTGGAATAATATTGAAATCAATATGTGCAGTTATCACTCTtggtttcataaaaatgactCAAATCCCAGTGAATCAATTGATTTAAATGATGgatatttatttgtttacaATTCACAAAGAGCTTCAAGTTTCAACTATGCTCGGTGTGCAATCGAAAAACTCGCCGAAACGAATTCGGTGAATTTCGATTGTATTTTGTTGTTGGCCGTGGTCAAGGGTGGTGGCAGTGATTCAATGAAG CTCAATTTGGAGAATTTAACCGAAGGCGCTGAGCTGTGCAAGTCGATTGGAGCAAGATTCTCAGCAATTGATTTTCGGAAACGAAAAACCAAATCGAATGGGATAAATCATCAAATGATGGAATTTCTTCATGATATTTGTGATGGACAGGTTCAACCAATTACTTCCAATGCTAATTCAGAAAT AGACAGCATAGAAAATGATCGTCCATCAATTCTCTCATCGTCTGGAATTCAGTTGCTAGCAA aaccgGATAGTTCCAACAGAAGTAGACGGCCCAAGCCAGTTGTCAACTCAAATTTGAG aaatcgcgTAACACGAACGGATCCACTAATCATGTCACACTTCTATAGTCAACCGATTGAAATTCAACCGGCTCCACTTGCTACACCAGAAGCTGTCGATTTTTCACCAGCTTATTCGTTGGTTAAT GACGCAGTTCACACAGTAATCCAAGTGAATGGCTCAACTCCGTTAAAAAGTCCACCAACATTTCATAGCTATGAATCTTCGACGCCCGACTCACGGAGCACAACGTCTACGGTGTCGGGGTCAAGTCCAG ctccCCGAGCAGTATCTGCTGATGTGACAAGACGTTCCCGTACCTCAAATGTCTCACTTTCAACTGATTCCATAAATCGTCTACATCGAACGTCAAACCTTTTCCAACTTCGCCCCGAGGCTGCTCTTACTGCTgaacaaaaacgaaaatcaCTGTCAATTGAATCTCTGACAAAAGTtccggaaaaagaaaaaggaaatcgATTTGTACGGAAAGTTGCCACGTCATTCCGACTACGTAAAAGCTTACTGGATACGACTTGTGATGGAGAATCAGataaaaaagagaataaaaagaaaacatctACAACTACATCACCTGAACAAATTTCTTCGTTTCTTGAGAAAATGGCAACGAGATCACTTCCACAATCACCGAGAACCGATAGAAAAGCGAAACTTTATTCGTCGTTGA ATAGTACTACGGAAAAAGTGTCAAACGTGTTGTCGTGGCTTCCATCAAAGACATCGAAGAAGTTGATGAAGAACAAAAGTGCAACTCATGAT CTAAGCACATCCCTTATCAACTACCCTGCAAGTACGAGTACACAAGGAGTCATTGCTGCAAATGAAACATTGGAGACATTATGCTCAAAATCTCCTTCCCAAATACCAATTTATCTTGAGAAATGTATACAATTTATTGAACAG aatggaGGTTTTGAACAAGAGGGACTGTACCGAGTACCTGGAAATCAAACTCATTTGGCAGAAGTTGAGAAacggtttttgaaatat GGAGAATTCGATGTCTCCTCGTTTGACACGCCTGTCCACGTGGCAGCAACCGCCCTGAAGAGCTTTTTCTCGTGCCTACCGGAATCATTAATACCGACGGCTTACCATTTACGGTGGAAACAAATTATGATGGTTTCAGATGATATTAAG aaaatcgacgGAATCCGTGATGCGTTGGCAATTCTTCcggtttcaaatcaaaaagtcCTTCAATATCTAGTCACTCACCTCACAAAAGTGTCATGTTCTCCAAAAACCGTAatgaattcaaataatttgtcAAAAGTGTGGACGCCCACACTGTTTAG accggTGTTCGCTTCGTATGAAGAGCTATCTTCTGGTATAATTGCATTTCAATTGGCCTTGgaaatgctcattttcaattcccattcacttttcaatcaaagtttttaa